A single Kribbella aluminosa DNA region contains:
- a CDS encoding MFS transporter, with protein sequence MTWDARLWGALLVVCGVIFLDGLDVSMVGMSLPSIGADLGVSLSSLQWVVTGYVLGYGGLLLLGGRTADLLGRRRVFLIALAVFAVVSMLSSLATNPELLIAARFVKGIAAAFTAPAALSIITTTFHEGPDRNRALSIFTTCAASGFSMGLILGGALTEVGWRWTFLMPGPVALIVLLFGLKLIPNSPRDDAAGGYDVPGAITVTGGMLSLVYAVVGAEHAGWVSLQTIGLFVLAAVLLVGFVAIELRTKHPLVRLGILRNASLRRANLAILTVFGSYVAFQLIGTMYLQNLLGWSSFQTALGFLPAGLLVATLSPNVGKIVDRIGTEKMIIVAMALFVAGYALSLRIGPESAYFSTVFPTIMLLGLGFALGFPSLNIQAVSGVPDHEQGLASGLFNTSNQVGGAVVLAIVTAVISGQTVGVTAAAGVLSAYKSGLGVVTGIAALGLLIALTGLRGLKARRAAEDAEAAELAAVQDELATEEMTPAA encoded by the coding sequence ATGACCTGGGACGCGCGCCTCTGGGGCGCTCTTCTGGTGGTCTGTGGCGTGATCTTCCTCGACGGCCTGGACGTGTCGATGGTCGGCATGTCGCTGCCGTCCATCGGCGCCGACCTGGGCGTCTCTCTTTCTTCTCTGCAGTGGGTCGTGACCGGCTACGTGCTCGGGTACGGCGGCCTCCTGCTGCTCGGCGGCCGGACCGCCGACCTGCTCGGCCGGCGCCGGGTCTTCCTGATCGCGCTGGCCGTCTTCGCCGTCGTCTCGATGCTGAGCTCACTGGCGACCAACCCCGAACTGCTCATCGCGGCGCGGTTCGTGAAGGGCATCGCCGCGGCGTTCACCGCCCCGGCCGCGCTCTCGATCATCACCACCACCTTCCACGAGGGACCGGATCGCAACCGGGCCCTGTCGATCTTCACCACCTGCGCGGCCAGCGGCTTCTCGATGGGCCTGATCCTCGGCGGCGCGCTCACCGAGGTCGGCTGGCGCTGGACCTTCCTGATGCCCGGCCCGGTCGCCCTGATCGTGCTGCTGTTCGGCCTCAAGCTGATCCCGAACAGCCCGCGCGACGACGCCGCCGGCGGGTACGACGTACCAGGAGCGATCACCGTCACCGGCGGCATGCTGTCCCTGGTCTATGCGGTCGTCGGCGCCGAGCACGCCGGCTGGGTGTCGCTGCAGACCATCGGGCTGTTCGTGCTCGCGGCCGTGCTGCTGGTCGGCTTCGTCGCGATCGAGCTGCGCACCAAGCACCCGCTGGTCCGGCTCGGCATCCTGCGCAACGCCTCGCTGCGGCGCGCGAACCTGGCCATCCTGACCGTCTTCGGTTCGTACGTCGCGTTCCAGCTGATCGGCACCATGTACCTGCAGAACCTGCTCGGCTGGTCGTCCTTCCAGACCGCGCTCGGGTTCCTCCCGGCCGGCCTGCTGGTGGCCACGCTGTCCCCGAACGTCGGCAAGATCGTCGACCGGATCGGGACCGAGAAGATGATCATCGTCGCGATGGCGCTGTTCGTCGCCGGGTACGCGCTGAGCTTGCGGATCGGCCCGGAGTCGGCGTACTTCTCGACCGTCTTCCCGACGATCATGCTGCTCGGGCTCGGGTTCGCGCTCGGGTTCCCGTCGCTGAACATCCAGGCCGTGTCCGGAGTCCCGGACCACGAGCAGGGGCTGGCGTCCGGGCTGTTCAACACGTCGAACCAGGTCGGCGGCGCGGTGGTGCTGGCGATCGTGACCGCGGTGATCAGCGGTCAGACGGTCGGCGTCACCGCGGCGGCCGGGGTGCTGTCGGCGTACAAGTCCGGGCTCGGGGTCGTGACGGGGATCGCGGCACTCGGTCTGCTGATCGCGCTGACCGGTCTGCGTGGGCTGAAGGCCCGACGGGCCGCGGAGGACGCCGAGGCGGCGGAGCTGGCCGCCGTACAGGACGAGCTGGCGACGGAGGAGATGACGCCGGCGGCGTGA
- a CDS encoding ABC transporter permease, translating to MTTIAARVVPVPVRLGGGRHMVERNFMLYRRSWVVFLSGFFEPVFYLLSIGVGVAHLVGAFTLPDGTKIAYAAFVAPAMLASSAMNGAIFDSTYNIFFRMKYAKLYDSILATPLRPWDVATGEVTWALLRGAIYSAMFVVVMLIMGLISSWWALLALPASVLIGFAFAGAGMALTTFMRSWQDFEFVQLAIMPMFLFSATFYPVETYPVVIRQLVEITPLYQGVVLERAFSTGNVGWFLLVHALYLAAMGTFGMYVASRRLGKLLLK from the coding sequence ATGACCACGATCGCAGCGCGGGTCGTACCTGTCCCGGTTCGGCTCGGTGGCGGGCGGCACATGGTCGAGCGGAACTTCATGCTCTACCGCCGGTCGTGGGTGGTGTTCCTGTCCGGCTTCTTCGAGCCGGTGTTCTACCTGCTCTCGATCGGCGTCGGCGTCGCGCACCTGGTCGGCGCGTTCACGCTGCCCGACGGCACCAAGATCGCGTACGCCGCGTTCGTCGCGCCCGCGATGCTCGCCAGCTCCGCGATGAACGGCGCGATCTTCGACTCGACGTACAACATCTTCTTCCGGATGAAGTACGCCAAGCTGTACGACTCGATCCTCGCGACGCCGCTGCGGCCGTGGGACGTGGCGACCGGCGAGGTCACCTGGGCGCTGCTGCGCGGGGCGATCTACTCGGCGATGTTCGTCGTGGTGATGCTGATCATGGGGCTGATCTCGTCGTGGTGGGCGCTGCTCGCGCTGCCGGCGTCGGTGCTGATCGGGTTCGCGTTCGCCGGTGCCGGGATGGCGCTGACGACGTTCATGCGGAGCTGGCAGGACTTCGAGTTCGTGCAGCTGGCGATCATGCCGATGTTCCTGTTCTCGGCCACCTTCTACCCGGTCGAGACGTACCCGGTGGTCATCCGCCAGCTGGTCGAGATCACCCCGCTCTACCAGGGCGTCGTCCTCGAGCGCGCCTTCAGCACCGGCAACGTCGGCTGGTTCCTGCTCGTCCACGCGCTGTACCTGGCCGCGATGGGCACCTTCGGGATGTACGTCGCGTCCCGCCGCCTGGGCAAGCTCCTGCTGAAGTAG
- a CDS encoding ABC transporter ATP-binding protein, whose protein sequence is MSDSLVHVRDLRKSYGDFEAVRGIDLDVWPGEAFGFLGPNGAGKSSTMRMIGAVSPASGGTLRILGMDPATDGPAIRARLGVCPQDDTLDTELSVRENLTIYGRYFGLSRAECRLRADELLEFVALTEKAKVKVDELSGGMKRRLTIARSLVSKPDLLLLDEPTTGLDPQARHLLWDKLFRLKQAGVTLIITTHYMDEAEQLCDRLVVMDGGLIAAEGSPAELIRDYSTREVTELRFGPDVMLADHDALAGKVEDLAQRIEVLPDRLLLYTDDGERAVAAVHERGLEPAAVLVRRSTLEDVFLRLTGRTLVD, encoded by the coding sequence GTGAGCGATTCTCTGGTGCACGTCCGCGACCTGCGGAAGTCGTACGGCGACTTCGAAGCGGTCCGCGGGATCGACCTGGACGTCTGGCCCGGCGAGGCCTTCGGCTTCCTCGGGCCGAACGGCGCGGGCAAGTCGTCGACGATGCGGATGATCGGCGCGGTCTCCCCGGCCAGCGGCGGCACGCTCCGGATCCTCGGCATGGACCCGGCCACCGACGGTCCGGCGATCCGTGCCCGGCTCGGCGTCTGCCCGCAGGACGACACCCTCGACACCGAGCTCTCGGTCCGGGAGAACCTGACGATCTACGGGCGGTACTTCGGCCTCAGCCGGGCGGAGTGCCGGCTCCGCGCGGACGAGTTGCTCGAGTTCGTCGCGCTCACCGAGAAGGCGAAGGTCAAGGTCGACGAGCTGTCCGGCGGGATGAAGCGGCGGCTGACGATCGCGCGCTCGCTGGTCAGCAAGCCGGACCTGCTGCTGCTCGACGAGCCGACGACGGGTCTCGACCCGCAGGCGCGGCACCTGTTGTGGGACAAGCTGTTCCGGCTCAAACAGGCCGGCGTCACGCTGATCATCACCACCCACTACATGGACGAGGCCGAGCAGTTGTGCGACCGCCTCGTGGTGATGGACGGCGGGCTGATCGCGGCCGAGGGTTCCCCGGCCGAGCTGATCCGCGACTACTCGACCCGTGAGGTGACCGAGCTGCGGTTCGGGCCGGACGTGATGCTCGCGGACCACGACGCGCTGGCCGGCAAGGTCGAGGACCTCGCCCAGCGCATCGAGGTGCTGCCGGACCGCCTGCTGCTCTACACCGACGACGGCGAGCGCGCGGTCGCCGCCGTCCACGAGCGCGGGCTCGAGCCGGCCGCCGTTCTGGTACGCCGTTCCACCCTGGAGGACGTGTTCCTCCGGCTGACCGGCCGGACCTTGGTGGACTGA
- the ilvA gene encoding threonine ammonia-lyase has protein sequence MIDARDVARAADLLHDVVAPTPLEYSRWLSDLVGGDVFLKCENLQRTGSFKLRGAYVRMARLSKAERARGVVAASAGNHAQGVALAAQLLGIKATVFMPNGAPIPKEKATRAYGAEIRFAGTSIDDCLIAARAFEAETGAVLIHPFDHPDIVAGQATTGLEIVEQCPQVRTVVVPTGGGGLLAGIAAAMQRDGLPVEVVGVQAAGAAAYPASLAAGEPVQLERMRTMADGIAVGLPGKVPFETVQRYVGDVRTVGEDSLSKALLLVLERAKLVVEPAGAAAVAAVLDEPRRFKPPVVVVLSGGNIDPLLLMRVIRHGMAAASRYLSLRVRIPDTPGGLAMLLTRIAALDANLIEVVHERISETLSLEEVEVALQLELRGEEHRERLLAGLVANGYSYTLN, from the coding sequence GTGATCGATGCCAGAGATGTTGCGCGGGCGGCCGATCTGCTGCACGACGTGGTCGCGCCGACGCCCTTGGAGTACTCGCGCTGGCTGAGCGACCTGGTCGGCGGCGACGTGTTCCTGAAGTGCGAGAACCTGCAGCGGACGGGGTCCTTCAAGCTGCGCGGGGCGTACGTCCGGATGGCGCGGCTGTCGAAGGCGGAACGCGCCCGCGGTGTGGTCGCGGCGAGCGCCGGCAACCACGCGCAGGGGGTCGCGCTCGCGGCGCAGCTGCTCGGCATCAAGGCGACCGTGTTCATGCCGAACGGCGCCCCGATCCCGAAGGAGAAGGCGACCCGGGCGTACGGCGCCGAGATCCGCTTCGCCGGTACGTCGATCGACGACTGCCTGATCGCGGCGCGGGCGTTCGAAGCCGAGACCGGCGCGGTGCTGATCCACCCGTTCGACCATCCCGACATCGTCGCCGGGCAGGCCACGACCGGGCTGGAGATCGTCGAGCAGTGCCCGCAGGTCCGGACCGTCGTCGTACCGACGGGTGGCGGCGGGCTGCTCGCCGGGATCGCGGCCGCGATGCAGCGCGACGGGCTGCCGGTCGAGGTGGTCGGCGTGCAGGCGGCCGGTGCCGCGGCGTACCCGGCCTCGCTGGCGGCAGGCGAGCCGGTACAGCTGGAGCGGATGCGCACGATGGCCGACGGGATCGCGGTCGGACTGCCCGGAAAGGTTCCGTTCGAGACGGTCCAGCGGTACGTCGGCGACGTACGGACCGTCGGCGAGGACTCGTTGTCGAAGGCGCTCCTGCTGGTCCTCGAACGCGCGAAGCTCGTCGTCGAGCCGGCCGGTGCCGCCGCGGTGGCCGCCGTACTGGACGAGCCGAGGCGGTTCAAGCCGCCGGTGGTCGTCGTACTGTCCGGCGGGAACATCGACCCGCTGCTGCTGATGCGCGTGATCCGGCACGGCATGGCCGCCGCCAGCCGGTACCTGTCGTTGCGGGTCCGGATCCCCGACACACCGGGTGGGCTGGCGATGCTGCTGACCCGGATCGCCGCGCTGGACGCGAACCTCATCGAGGTCGTGCACGAACGCATCTCGGAAACCCTCAGCCTCGAAGAGGTCGAGGTCGCCCTGCAGCTGGAGCTCCGCGGCGAGGAACACCGCGAGCGCCTGCTCGCCGGCCTGGTCGCGAACGGCTACAGCTACACGCTCAACTGA
- a CDS encoding ABC transporter permease, with the protein MAVAVENGRRMFDYWLTVYKRTWKGTLITSFLLPLLYLAAMGIGLGSFVDSNGTGALGGVSYLQFIAPGLLASTALQIAVGEATYPVMSGLKWQKFFHSMIATPLRAADVVYGQLGFIAFRVLSSCTVFLVVIALFGGLRSPLGVLGLPVALLVGLAVAAPIAAYATTLENDSGFAIVFRFGVVPAFLFSGAFFPVSQLPDWIEWLAYVSPLWHAVDLSRNLSLGSVNPLLALVNVVYLLAWFLVGTRLAVRGFTRKLVG; encoded by the coding sequence ATGGCCGTCGCAGTGGAGAACGGTCGCCGGATGTTCGACTACTGGCTGACCGTGTACAAGCGGACCTGGAAGGGCACGCTGATCACCAGCTTCCTGCTGCCGTTGCTCTACCTGGCCGCGATGGGGATCGGGCTCGGCTCGTTCGTGGACAGCAACGGGACCGGTGCGCTCGGTGGCGTCAGCTACCTGCAGTTCATCGCGCCGGGGCTGCTCGCCTCGACGGCGTTGCAGATCGCGGTCGGCGAGGCGACGTACCCGGTGATGTCCGGGCTGAAGTGGCAGAAGTTCTTCCACTCGATGATCGCGACGCCGCTGCGGGCGGCGGACGTGGTGTACGGGCAGCTCGGCTTCATCGCGTTCCGGGTGCTGAGTTCGTGCACGGTGTTCCTGGTGGTCATCGCGCTGTTCGGCGGGCTCAGGTCGCCGCTCGGCGTGCTGGGACTGCCGGTCGCGTTGCTGGTCGGGCTGGCGGTCGCCGCACCGATCGCGGCGTACGCGACGACGCTGGAGAACGACTCCGGATTCGCGATCGTGTTCCGGTTCGGGGTGGTGCCGGCGTTCCTGTTCTCCGGGGCGTTCTTCCCGGTCTCGCAGCTGCCGGACTGGATCGAGTGGCTCGCGTACGTGAGCCCGTTGTGGCACGCGGTCGACCTGTCCCGCAACCTCAGCCTCGGCTCGGTGAACCCGTTGCTCGCGCTCGTCAACGTCGTCTACCTGCTGGCGTGGTTCCTCGTCGGCACCCGCCTCGCCGTCCGCGGCTTCACACGGAAGTTGGTCGGCTGA
- a CDS encoding MFS transporter — protein MGILRHRDFRRLWAADLLSQLGSRLSMGAIPLLAVLTLNASTLQVSLLRTCETAAWLVLGLFAGAWADRIRCRPVLVYADLLRALLFASIPIAWWFGVLTLTQVYVVLVPAGVLTVLYDVAHNSYLPRMLDRDRLLPGNAKLAANHSVAAVIGAGAGGILVQWIGAAVTIGLDALSFVWSAIWLRSIRTPEPAPIRPERPQLRREIRDGLQYVFRHPLLRPLALNTMVTMLFQAAAGAIMVVYLVRGVHLRPATIGILSMIGLLGAVVASAVTEKVSTRYGDARTLLLSSTGIGVAFTVQALTAPGWQVSWFVIGTLLAGFCIIVSYILQVSTQQRLCPRELQGRVSATMSFVSWGAAPLGSLLGGVLGTAFGLHTTLWIAGLGTLAGNAILYVSPLRTLRAVPTEPAISGVDL, from the coding sequence ATGGGCATCCTCCGCCACCGAGATTTCCGCCGCCTGTGGGCCGCCGACCTGCTCAGCCAGCTCGGATCACGGCTCAGCATGGGCGCCATCCCGCTCCTCGCCGTACTCACCCTGAACGCCTCGACCCTCCAGGTCTCCCTCCTCCGCACCTGCGAGACCGCCGCCTGGCTCGTCCTCGGTCTGTTCGCCGGAGCCTGGGCCGACCGCATCCGGTGCCGCCCGGTTCTCGTGTACGCCGACCTCCTCCGCGCGCTGCTCTTCGCGTCGATCCCGATCGCCTGGTGGTTCGGCGTACTCACGTTGACGCAGGTGTACGTCGTACTCGTTCCGGCCGGCGTCCTCACCGTGCTGTACGACGTCGCGCACAACTCGTACCTGCCCCGGATGCTCGACCGCGACCGGCTCCTTCCGGGCAACGCGAAGCTCGCCGCCAACCACTCGGTCGCCGCCGTGATCGGCGCGGGCGCGGGCGGAATCCTCGTCCAGTGGATCGGCGCCGCGGTCACGATCGGCCTGGACGCGCTGAGCTTCGTCTGGTCGGCCATCTGGCTCCGCAGCATCCGCACTCCCGAGCCCGCGCCGATCAGACCCGAACGCCCGCAGTTGCGCCGCGAGATCCGCGACGGCCTGCAGTACGTATTCAGGCATCCGCTGCTCCGGCCACTGGCCCTCAACACGATGGTGACGATGCTGTTCCAGGCGGCGGCAGGCGCAATCATGGTCGTCTACCTGGTCCGCGGCGTACATCTGCGACCGGCAACCATCGGCATCCTCAGCATGATCGGCCTGCTCGGCGCCGTCGTCGCGTCGGCCGTCACCGAGAAAGTCAGCACGAGGTACGGCGATGCGCGCACGCTGCTGCTCTCGTCCACCGGCATCGGCGTCGCGTTCACCGTGCAGGCGCTGACGGCACCCGGCTGGCAGGTGAGCTGGTTCGTCATCGGCACGCTGCTCGCGGGCTTCTGCATCATCGTCAGCTACATCCTGCAGGTCAGTACCCAACAACGCCTGTGCCCGCGGGAACTCCAGGGCCGGGTGAGCGCCACGATGAGCTTCGTCAGCTGGGGCGCCGCTCCCCTCGGCAGCCTGCTCGGCGGCGTACTCGGTACTGCGTTCGGCCTGCACACCACGCTGTGGATCGCCGGCCTCGGCACCCTGGCCGGCAACGCGATCCTCTACGTCTCCCCACTCCGCACCCTCCGAGCGGTCCCGACCGAACCGGCCATCTCAGGGGTTGACCTATGA
- a CDS encoding MarR family winged helix-turn-helix transcriptional regulator, translating to MTATKVSVGTGETNADVREWRELLARHADLTCALDRALQAGHSLGMSEYEVLERLAEFPEHSAKVATIAKSVHLSQSALSRVIGRLEVAGLVERHMCPEDRRAINVRLTDEGLRRQAEAQPTQRQVLAQRLHAPLVKTCEPVPSERQLSV from the coding sequence ATGACCGCTACGAAGGTCAGCGTTGGGACTGGTGAGACCAACGCCGATGTCAGGGAATGGCGCGAGCTGCTGGCCCGCCACGCAGACCTGACCTGCGCCCTCGACCGGGCGCTGCAGGCCGGCCACTCGCTGGGCATGAGTGAGTACGAGGTGCTCGAGCGGCTCGCCGAGTTCCCGGAGCACTCCGCCAAGGTGGCGACGATCGCGAAGTCGGTGCATCTGAGCCAGAGCGCACTGTCCCGGGTGATCGGCCGGCTGGAGGTCGCCGGCCTGGTCGAGCGGCACATGTGCCCCGAGGACCGCCGCGCGATCAACGTCCGGCTGACCGACGAGGGCCTGCGGCGGCAGGCCGAGGCCCAGCCGACCCAGCGTCAGGTGCTCGCGCAGCGCCTGCACGCCCCGCTCGTGAAGACCTGCGAGCCCGTCCCCTCTGAGCGTCAGTTGAGCGTGTAG
- a CDS encoding aminoglycoside phosphotransferase family protein: MEVRARLAQQVFTLEMPDDFWFPDVEPMLQALREQYGVEAVVRTCLSEEPITYQLEPPEWYDDELRWIGQHVHVTGPWAQVKTWGLSNVLRIPTTDGDVYFKALSQASTEPGALPFLFAHEPRFLQLASTDRPGEVPAPIAIDEQRAWMLLPGLGTPLAQETDVSLWIDAVRNHARLQRSYAAEPERLLEYSCADRRLAVLDTELDRLLEPNKLTRRLDPAALATLPDRAKQLREAITELAAIGVPETLLHGDLHPRNLAVRDRKVLAFDWTDAALAHPFLDLVTFVEKRSPLSADQRVRDAYLAEWEEYAAPAELRRAVELAEELGTLYQTITYLHLVDHLTGPSQATILRGGDFWMKHLLAVQDR; the protein is encoded by the coding sequence ATGGAAGTCCGGGCTCGCCTCGCACAACAGGTCTTCACCCTGGAGATGCCGGACGACTTCTGGTTCCCGGATGTCGAGCCGATGTTGCAGGCGTTGCGGGAGCAGTACGGTGTCGAGGCCGTCGTACGGACGTGTCTGTCCGAGGAGCCCATCACGTACCAGCTGGAGCCGCCGGAATGGTACGACGACGAGCTGCGGTGGATCGGGCAGCACGTGCATGTGACCGGACCGTGGGCGCAGGTGAAGACGTGGGGGCTGTCCAACGTTCTGCGCATCCCGACGACCGACGGTGACGTGTATTTCAAGGCGCTTTCGCAGGCGTCGACCGAGCCCGGCGCGTTGCCGTTCCTGTTCGCACACGAACCGCGGTTCCTGCAGCTCGCGTCCACCGATCGCCCCGGCGAGGTCCCGGCACCGATCGCGATCGACGAGCAGCGGGCCTGGATGTTGCTGCCCGGCCTCGGTACGCCGCTCGCTCAGGAGACGGACGTCTCGCTGTGGATCGATGCCGTGCGCAACCATGCACGCCTGCAACGGAGCTACGCCGCGGAGCCCGAACGGTTGCTGGAGTACAGCTGCGCCGACCGGCGGCTCGCCGTACTCGACACCGAGCTGGACCGGCTGCTCGAGCCGAACAAGCTGACGCGGCGCCTCGACCCGGCCGCGCTGGCGACGCTCCCGGACCGGGCGAAACAGTTGCGCGAGGCAATCACCGAGCTCGCGGCGATCGGCGTACCGGAGACCTTGCTGCACGGCGATCTGCACCCACGGAACCTTGCGGTACGGGATCGGAAGGTGCTCGCGTTCGACTGGACCGATGCCGCGCTGGCGCATCCGTTCCTCGATCTGGTGACGTTCGTCGAGAAGCGGTCACCGCTGTCCGCGGACCAGCGGGTGCGGGACGCGTACCTGGCCGAGTGGGAGGAGTACGCCGCGCCGGCCGAGCTGCGGCGTGCGGTCGAGCTCGCCGAGGAGCTCGGCACGCTCTACCAGACGATCACGTACCTGCACCTCGTCGACCACCTGACCGGCCCGAGCCAGGCGACGATCCTCCGCGGCGGCGACTTCTGGATGAAGCATCTCTTAGCGGTGCAGGATCGCTAG
- the greA gene encoding transcription elongation factor GreA: protein MTQKIDEDSVVWLTQDGYDQLKSELEHLKGPARAEITQRISEARDEGDLKENGGYHAAKDEQGKMEARIRQLEDMVRRARVGETPKKGGKVEPGMKVSIKFAGDEDVETFLLGSRELLALDASVDIDVYSPQSPLGAAILGKKKGEKATYEAPNGKPVTVEIVAAEPFTG from the coding sequence GTGACGCAGAAGATCGACGAGGACAGCGTTGTCTGGCTGACGCAGGACGGTTACGACCAGCTGAAGTCCGAGCTCGAGCACCTCAAGGGCCCCGCCCGTGCCGAGATCACCCAGCGGATCAGCGAGGCCAGGGACGAGGGCGACCTCAAGGAGAACGGTGGCTACCACGCCGCCAAGGACGAGCAGGGCAAGATGGAGGCCCGGATCCGGCAGCTGGAGGACATGGTCCGCCGCGCCCGCGTCGGTGAGACCCCGAAGAAGGGCGGCAAGGTCGAGCCCGGCATGAAGGTGTCGATCAAGTTCGCCGGCGACGAGGACGTCGAGACCTTCCTGCTCGGCTCCCGCGAGTTGCTCGCCCTGGACGCGTCGGTCGACATCGACGTCTACTCCCCGCAGTCTCCGCTCGGCGCCGCCATCCTCGGCAAGAAGAAGGGCGAGAAGGCCACCTACGAGGCCCCCAACGGGAAGCCCGTCACGGTCGAGATCGTCGCCGCGGAACCGTTCACTGGCTGA